A genomic segment from Streptomyces antibioticus encodes:
- a CDS encoding DUF2252 domain-containing protein, with translation MSVPQLDDEQRGEEILAVFDTAFGELLAADPAAFRVKFRKMAASAFAFYRGTAALFYHDVDAEKRGGPFLDERTSRVWIHGDLHAENFGTYMDSTGRLIFNVNDFDEAYVGPFTWDLKRFAASIALIGYAKALGDDQITELVRVYAGAYRERVHALATGAKSDEVPPFTLDTAQGPLLDALRDARSLTRFGLLDSMTEIRDFERRFAPGGGSIELDAATRYKILAAFDGYLETLPETSLARPDSYRVKDVVGRRGIGIGSAGLPSYNILLEGHSDALENDVVIYIKQAQTPAVSRHITDPAIRDYFRHEGHRTVISQRALQQHADPWLGWTELDGAGQLVAEVSPYAVDLDWGDIDDPEEIAAVVADLGRATATMHAAADDTSGESLVPFSTERAIDAALAADEEGFAPLLVDFAHSYGARARADHQIFVDLFRNGRIPGL, from the coding sequence ATGTCGGTTCCCCAGCTCGACGACGAGCAGCGCGGCGAGGAGATCCTCGCCGTCTTCGACACCGCCTTCGGCGAGCTCCTGGCCGCCGACCCGGCCGCGTTCCGGGTGAAGTTCCGCAAGATGGCGGCCTCGGCGTTCGCGTTCTACCGGGGCACGGCGGCCCTCTTCTACCACGACGTGGACGCGGAGAAGCGGGGCGGCCCGTTCCTGGACGAGCGCACCTCGCGCGTGTGGATCCACGGCGATCTGCACGCGGAGAACTTCGGCACGTACATGGACTCCACCGGCCGGCTGATCTTCAACGTCAACGACTTCGACGAGGCGTACGTCGGACCGTTCACCTGGGACCTCAAGCGTTTCGCCGCCTCGATCGCCCTCATCGGGTACGCGAAGGCGCTCGGCGACGACCAGATCACCGAGCTGGTGCGGGTGTACGCGGGCGCGTACCGCGAGCGCGTCCACGCCCTGGCCACCGGCGCCAAGAGCGACGAGGTGCCGCCGTTCACCCTGGACACCGCCCAGGGCCCGCTGCTCGACGCGCTGCGCGACGCCCGCTCCCTGACGCGCTTCGGGCTGCTGGACTCGATGACCGAGATCCGGGACTTCGAGCGCCGGTTCGCGCCGGGCGGCGGCTCCATCGAGCTGGACGCGGCCACCCGGTACAAGATCCTCGCCGCGTTCGACGGCTATCTGGAGACCCTGCCGGAGACCTCCCTGGCCCGCCCGGACTCGTACCGGGTGAAGGACGTCGTGGGGCGGCGCGGCATCGGGATCGGCTCGGCCGGTCTGCCGTCGTACAACATCCTCCTGGAGGGCCACAGCGACGCCCTGGAGAACGACGTCGTGATCTACATCAAGCAGGCCCAGACCCCGGCCGTCTCCCGGCACATCACGGATCCGGCGATCCGTGACTACTTCCGGCACGAGGGGCACCGCACGGTGATCTCGCAGCGCGCCCTGCAGCAGCACGCGGACCCGTGGCTCGGCTGGACCGAGCTGGACGGCGCGGGGCAGCTCGTCGCCGAGGTCTCGCCGTACGCGGTCGACCTGGACTGGGGCGACATCGACGACCCGGAGGAGATCGCGGCGGTCGTCGCCGACCTGGGCCGGGCCACGGCCACCATGCACGCGGCGGCGGACGACACCTCGGGCGAGTCGCTGGTGCCGTTCTCCACCGAGCGCGCCATCGACGCGGCCCTCGCGGCCGACGAGGAGGGCTTCGCGCCGCTGCTGGTGGACTTCGCGCACTCCTACGGCGCCCGGGCGCGCGCGGACCACCAGATCTTCGTGGACCTCTTCCGCAACGGCCGGATCCCGGGTCTCTAA